Within Streptomyces antibioticus, the genomic segment GGCTGCGCAGCGAACGGCCCCTGCTGCGCCGCCATCGCTCGCTGCGCGACACCGTCGGCACCAGCTACGCGCTGTCCGAACGCGAGGCCCGCATCGTGTGGGGCAGGGCCAGCGCGCTGGCCGGGGCCTTCGACGAGTCGACCGCCGTGTTCCTGTGCGCCGGCGGCACCGTCGCACCGCACGCGGTGCCCTCGCTGCTGGCCCGGCTGGCCGCCATCCACGTCCTGGAGCCGGTACGGGAACCGGGAGGACCCCGCCCGCCCCGCTACCGGATGACGCGTGCCGCCCAGGACTTCGGGCATGAACGGCTGCGCGAGGCAGGTGAGTTGGAGGCGGCGTTGGAGCGTCGCGCGTCCCGCTGCCGGCAGTTGACGGCCGTCGCACAGCATCTGTGGACCTCCGGCTGCGAGTCGCAGGCCGTCCGTCTGGTGCACGAGGAGCAGGAGGAGGTCACGGCCCTTCTGCGGGTGGCCGTCCACCGCGCGGTCCACGCGGAGACGGCTCTGGAGACGGTGACCGGCCTGTGGTTCTGGTGGGTCGTCCACGGCCACGCCCGCGAGGGCCTCGACCTGCTCACCCGGCTCCTTCCCCTGTGCCCGGCGGACAGCGCGGCCACGGCCCCCGGGCGGTGGCTTGCGGCCTGGCTCAGCGCCGAACACGACCCCCGGACCGCCCGGGTGCTGCTGGGCCGGGCCTGGCCGGGCGCCGTACTGGCCGGCGACGACGCCACCCTCGGCCACATCGCCCACGTCCACGGGGTGATCGCCCTGCGCGAGGGGGACGCCCGGACCGCCGCCGAGCAGTTCGCGCAGGCCGCCGCCCTCATCCCGCCGCACACCCCCAACGGCCCCTCGGCGGCGGTGAGTCTGGCCGCCCAGGCCCTCGCCGAAGCCTCCTTCGCACCCGGCGCCGCCCGCCGCAGCGCCCACCGTGCCCTGGCCGGCCCCGGCGTCCGCGGCGACGCCTGGGCCACCCTCACCGCCCGCTACGTCCAGGCGCTCCTGGACCACCGCAGCGGCCGCGGTGTCCGCGCCCGCACCCGGGCCCTGCGCGCCCTCGGCGCGGTGGACCGCGACCTCCCGGCACCGCACGGACACGCGGCCCTGTGCGCACTGGTCGCGGAGATCGGGACGTGAAGCGCGGAGACCGGGACGTGAAGCGCGGAGACCGGGACGTGAAGCGCGGAGACCGGGATGTGATCCGCGGTTGCCGTCACCCGGCACGAAGGCGGTGTCAACTTTGCCGGGGTTCGGCAATGCGCCGTCCGGCATGGGCAGTTCAAGATGGAGGGGCGGAACACGGGGAGCTGTCCCGGTGCCCGGCCCCGGCAACGGGGAGGGCACCGGGGCGCGAGGACTGAGCGAGTCGGGGGTGAGGACGTGAGGCAGGCAGTCATCGACGCCGCCGTGCGGTTTCCCGACGTGATCTGGACCTCGGCCCTGGTCGTCGCCCTCGGCTTCTGGCTGCTGGTCCTGCTGGGCCTGGCCGGCGCCCGTGACTTCGACGCCGACGCCCCGGGCCTGGCCCGGTCGTCGCGCGGGGTGCCGGTCGCCGTCCTGGCCTCCGCCGTGATCGCACACGCCTGGTTCCTCGGACTCACCGGGTCGGTCCTGCTGGACCGGCTCCGGCTGACCGGTTCGGCCGAGGCCGCGGCCCGGGTCGCGCTGCTCGCCCTGTCCGCCCTCCTCGCCCTGACCACGACCTGGTGGTGCGTGGTCACACTGGCCGGGCTGCGGTCCGCCCGGTCTGCCCGGTCCGCCCGCACCGGGCCGCGCCGACGGGACCCCGCGGACGGGACGCCGTACGACCCCGGCAGTCGCCCCGGCAATGGCCCGACGGCCGACCACGGCCCGACGGGTGCCCGCGATCTGGCCACTGCCCGCAGCCGGACCGCTGCCCGGGGCCGGACGACCGCCCGCGATCGGACCGTGGTGCGCGGCGGGGCTCCGGCCCCTGGCCAGGCCCCCGTCTGCGACCGGACCGCCGTCCGGCGACGGTCCGACCGGGCGGCCTGAACCGCCGGCGGCCGCGCGCGGACGCGGTGGCCCGATCACCGCTCGACCGTCGCCCGAAAGCCGCTCCACAACAGCCCGCCCGCCCGCGATCCGGCCGGTGGCCCGAACCACCGTGCCCCGCGACCGCACGGCGCGACCGGCCGCCCCGGGTGACCGCACCGGGCGACCGACCCTGACCGACGTCCCGCCGCCCGCATCCGACGCGGGCCGCTCCGCCTCGCCGCGCGAGGCGTCAACTCCACCCAGACGTGAAGGACTTCCCATGGATTCCATGACCATGGGCCTCGGCGTGCTTGTCGTCGTGTGCCTCCTCATCGCCACCGCCGTGCTGTTCGTCGTCTCCCGGCTGTTCCGCAAGGTCGAACAGGGCAAGGCGCTGATCGTCTCCAAGACGCGCAAGGTCGATGTGACCTTCACCGGCCAGGTCGTGCTGCCCGTGCTGCACAAGGCCGAGGTGATGGACATCTCGGTGAAGACCATCGAGATCACCCGGGCCGGCAAGGAAGGGCTGATCTGCCAGGACAACATCCGCGCCGACATCCGGATCTCGTTCTTCGTGAAGGTCAACAAGACCGTCGAGGACGTCATCCGGGTCGCCCAGGCCGTCGGCACCGCCCGCGCCAGCGACCAGCGGACACTTCAGGAGCTGTTCCACGCGAAGTTCTCCGAGGCGCTGAAGACCGTCGGCAAGCAACTGGACTTCACCGACCTCTACACCAAGCGCGAGGAACTGCGGTACCGGATCATCGAGGTCATCGGCGTCGATCTGAACGGCTACCACCTGGAGGACGCGGCGATCGACTATCTGGAGCAGACGCCGCTGACCCAGCTCGACCCGGCCAACGTCCTCGACGCCCAGGGCATCCGCAAGATCACCGAGCTGACGGCCGTCGAGCACGTCCGCACCAACGAGGCGCAGCGCACCGAGGAGAAGGAGATCACCCGGCAGAACGTCGACGCGCGGGAGGCGATCCTGGAGCTGGAGCGCCGTCAGGCGGACGCGGAGATCAAGCAGCGGCGCGAGATCGAGACCGTGCGGGCCCGCGAGGAGGCCGAGACGGCACGGGTGGTGGAGGAGGAGCGGCTGCGCGCGCAGGGCGCCTTCCTGAAGACGGAGGAGCAGCTCGGCGTCCAGCGCGAGAACCAGGCCCGTGAGGTCGCCGTCGCGCAGAAGAACCGCGAGCGGGTCATCGCCGTGGAGAACGAGCGCATCGAGAAGGACCGGATGCTGGAGGCCATCGCGCGGGAGCGGGAGACCCAGTTGACCCGGATCGCCGCCGAGAAGGAGGTCGAGGCGGAGAAGCGGGACATCGCCGAGGTCATCCGGGAGCGGATCGCCGTGGACCGTACGGTCGCCGAGCAGGAGGAGGCCATCAAGCGGCTGCGCTCGGTCGAGGAGGCGGAGCGGCAGCGGCAGGCCGTGATCATCGCCGCCGAGGCGGAGGCGCAGGAGAAACTGGTCAAGGACATCAAGGCCGCCGAGGCCGGAGAGCAGGCCGCGGTGCACCGTGCCGCCGAGGAACTCACCCTCGCCGAGGCCCGGTTGAAGAGCGCCGACCTCGACGCGCAGGCCAAGCTGCGGCTCGCGGAGGGCATCCAGGCCGAGACCGCCGCCGAGGGGCTCGCGGCCGTCCAGGTCCGCGACAAGGAGGCCGAGGTCATCGAGAAGGTCGGCCGTGCCGAGGCGGAGGCGACCGAGGCCCGGCTGCGCGCCGAGGGCGAGGGCACCCGCGCCAAGGCGCTGGCCGAGGCCACCGCCATCTCCGAGAAGCTCAAGGCGGAGGCGGAGGGCCTGAGTCAGAAGGCCGTCGCGATGGCCGCGCTCGACGAGGCGTCCCGCGGGCACGAGGAGTACCGGCTGCGGCTCGCCGCCGAGAAGGAGATCCGGCTCGCCGGACTGGACGTGCAGCGGCAGGTCGCCGAGGCGCAGGCCACGGTGCTCGCCACCGGTCTGGAGAACGCCGACATCAACATCGTCGGCGGGGAGTCCGTCTTCCTCGACCGCCTCGTCTCCTCGATCTCGCTCGGCCGGGGCATCGACGGGTTCGTGCAGCACTCGCAGACGGCGCAGGCCCTCGGCCGGCCGTGGCTGGACGGCACCTCGGACTTCACCGAGGACCTCGGCCGCGTCCTCGGCCCGGTCTCCACGGCGGACGTGCAGAACCTCACCGTGTCCGCGCTGCTGATGAAGCTGATGAAGACCGGCGGCGCCGACTCCCACGCCCTGGAGCAACTGCTCGGCAGGGCCGGTGAACTGGGGATCGCCGACACCTCCCTCGCCGCCCTGAACGGCAGCGCCGGGAACGGCCGCGCCAAGGGCAGCGCCGAGGTCTGACAGGCCGCGGTCCGGACCCGCCGTACGGGGGTCGGCGGCTCCGGACCGCATTTCTCTGACGTTCTGAGAGGGAACCCATGACCATCGGCCCGGACACCGGTACGCACGGCCCGGACACCCGTAGCCACGGCCCGGACACCGGCATGTACGGCCTGGACACCGGCACGTACGAGGTGCTGCGCGACCGGCTCACCGCGCAGGCCGCCGAACTCGCGCGCCGCGCCGAGGAGTTGAACACCCGGCGGATCGAGGAGTTCGGCTCGCTGCGGCTGGAACTGGCGGGCACCGAGCGGCTCCACACGGACGCGGCCTGTGTGCCCCGGGACGTCGTCGCCGTCGCTGGCGTCCTGCTCCTCGGCTACAACACCGTCCCCGGCCGGGGGCCGGAGACCACGGTCGGCGACGTGCTGGCCCTGCACGACCGCGAGATGCGCCGGCTGCCCGACGACGCCGTGCCCGGCCTGCTGAACGACCCCTCATTCGTAAGGGAGTTCAGGGCCCTGCACCGCTACTACCACCAGGCCCGGCTGCTGCGACTGCGGCGGGTGGAGGGCAAGCTGCTGGCCGTCTTCCAGACCGGTGAGAAGGCCGACGACATCCGGGTCCTGCGCTGGGCGGTCTCCGACGACGGGCAGGTCGCCTTCCTCGACGCCCGCGGCGACCGGGACCATGTCCTGCCGCCCGCCCACGACTTCACCTGGCGGGAGACGACCCGGGAGGACCACGTCCTCGGCCGGCACCCCCATGTGTCCGTCGAGGGCGAGGTGTTCGTCACCACCGTCGGCGGCTCCCTCACCGTCAAGACCGAGAACGACACCGAGACCGGCGAGGGCATCCACACCGAGCCCGTCGCCGAGCCGCTCCAGTCGCTCGCCGACGCGGACATCGCCTACGCGCGCGTCGGCGCACTCGTCCTGATCCGGGTCCGCCCCTACAAGGAGGACACCGACCGCCACCTGGTGTTCAACACGCTCACCCGGTCCGTCGTCCGCCTCGACGGCATCGGACAGGGCTGCCGCAGGCTCCCCGAGGACCAGGGCATCGTCTTCCCCGGCGGCTACTGCCTGGCGGCCGGGACGCACAAGACGTTCGACGGCGTCACCGGCGGCGAGGACGACCCCCTGGAGTTCGAGCGGACGGTGCGCTCGCCCAACGGCGAGGACGTCCTGTTCGCCTTCCACGCCCGCGCGGCGGGCCGCGGTCTGCTGCTGCACTACAACCTCATCCGCAAGGAGGTCGCCACCCCGCTGTCCTGCGACGGCTGGGCCCTCTTCGACGACGGCACCCTGACCGTGCTCCGCGGCGGCGCCGACGAACCCCAGCGCGTGCACCCCGTCCAGCGCTGGAACTCGCCCTACGTCTCCGCCACCCACGCCGCCTCCCGGGCCGTCGGCACGGGCCCGCTGGCCCGGGTCGGCA encodes:
- a CDS encoding ATP-binding protein — encoded protein: MWKCVAGAPVAPAYGGEPVGGLVGRETESAALWDLLAGHHLVTVTGRAGVGKSRLAATAARRANGPWRRVVHVRWQDNEFANGPGNGLFHGPGNGPGAAGTSDAYDGPDAPGALAAAVHRALTGRRPRPGEAGTAGLARLLPPVGGLLFLDDVDPVQHECMGLVQRLLVAVPGLRVLVTSRRALGLGEEQVLVVPPLTTSAPEDGNGHAAAVELFLRRARAVVEGFRPGAEGVRAVEAICRSLEGVPHAIELAAEQVARQPVAELADVLERHQCWLRSERPLLRRHRSLRDTVGTSYALSEREARIVWGRASALAGAFDESTAVFLCAGGTVAPHAVPSLLARLAAIHVLEPVREPGGPRPPRYRMTRAAQDFGHERLREAGELEAALERRASRCRQLTAVAQHLWTSGCESQAVRLVHEEQEEVTALLRVAVHRAVHAETALETVTGLWFWWVVHGHAREGLDLLTRLLPLCPADSAATAPGRWLAAWLSAEHDPRTARVLLGRAWPGAVLAGDDATLGHIAHVHGVIALREGDARTAAEQFAQAAALIPPHTPNGPSAAVSLAAQALAEASFAPGAARRSAHRALAGPGVRGDAWATLTARYVQALLDHRSGRGVRARTRALRALGAVDRDLPAPHGHAALCALVAEIGT